From a region of the candidate division KSB1 bacterium genome:
- a CDS encoding substrate-binding domain-containing protein: MASRWARLAVGGLVMVLAAGCGGQKTSPKGKRIGVSLLTREHVFYRDLEEALVDEAKRLGYELVVTSADFDPNRQASQVEDFITRRVDAIVICPVNSASIGRSVEDANRAGIPVFTADVASQGGEVVCHVASDNEAGGRLAGEYLAKAIGYQGKVVIIDHPEATSVLDRVKGFEEAIAKYPGIRIVAKPDGGAVRERAMQVMEDMLQAHPDVKGVFGINDDTALGALAAIEAAGRVDIVLVGYDATPDALAAILRGSPLKADVVQHPKEIGRVTIQMIDKYFRGENVPKVVPIQVGILDRETLLQEQKSHQGSS; the protein is encoded by the coding sequence ATGGCGAGTCGATGGGCCCGGCTGGCCGTAGGGGGGCTGGTCATGGTTCTGGCCGCGGGGTGTGGCGGGCAGAAAACGAGCCCGAAGGGGAAGCGGATCGGCGTTTCCCTTCTGACGCGGGAGCACGTGTTCTACCGCGATCTGGAAGAGGCTCTGGTGGACGAAGCGAAACGGCTCGGCTACGAACTGGTGGTCACCTCGGCAGATTTTGACCCCAATCGCCAGGCCTCTCAGGTGGAGGATTTCATTACCCGTCGCGTCGACGCCATCGTCATTTGTCCGGTGAACTCGGCCAGCATTGGGCGTTCGGTGGAGGACGCCAATCGCGCAGGGATCCCGGTATTTACGGCTGACGTCGCCAGTCAGGGTGGTGAGGTGGTCTGCCATGTGGCCTCCGACAATGAGGCGGGGGGCCGTCTGGCGGGTGAGTATCTGGCCAAAGCCATCGGCTATCAGGGGAAGGTCGTGATCATCGACCATCCCGAGGCTACGTCCGTCTTGGACCGGGTGAAGGGGTTTGAGGAAGCGATTGCCAAGTACCCGGGCATCCGAATCGTCGCCAAACCGGACGGCGGCGCGGTGCGGGAGCGGGCAATGCAGGTGATGGAGGACATGCTTCAAGCGCACCCGGATGTCAAGGGGGTGTTCGGCATTAACGACGATACGGCTCTGGGTGCGCTGGCGGCCATCGAAGCGGCCGGACGGGTGGATATCGTACTCGTAGGATACGACGCCACCCCCGACGCCCTGGCAGCCATCTTGCGGGGCAGTCCCCTGAAGGCCGACGTGGTTCAGCATCCCAAGGAAATCGGCCGCGTCACAATTCAGATGATCGACAAGTACTTCCGGGGAGAGAACGTGCCCAAAGTCGTTCCCATCCAGGTCGGCATTCTGGACCGCGAAACCCTCTTGCAGGAGCAGAAAAGCCACCAAGGTTCTTCGTGA
- a CDS encoding class I SAM-dependent methyltransferase translates to MERFPAEKADELEQPRRYAEIEPASLLAWAGLRTGAAVLDLGCGTGFFARAAAQYLGGRGIVIGADVSRPMLQKAREASRGNGVWLVQIGEGSLPIATHSIDLAILGFVLHEVEEVGPFLREVRRVLREEGKLLVAEWVKREEERGPRLAHRLSEMEVRRLLAGHGFAITSTRTLGESYYALLAAKVTVRCCGGSRLS, encoded by the coding sequence GTGGAAAGATTCCCGGCGGAAAAGGCGGACGAGCTCGAGCAGCCACGCAGGTACGCAGAGATTGAACCCGCCTCTCTCCTCGCGTGGGCGGGGTTGAGAACGGGAGCAGCCGTTCTCGATTTGGGCTGTGGGACGGGTTTCTTCGCGCGCGCTGCGGCGCAGTACCTGGGAGGCCGGGGGATCGTGATCGGAGCAGACGTAAGCCGCCCCATGCTTCAGAAAGCGAGGGAGGCCTCGCGCGGAAATGGCGTTTGGCTCGTCCAGATCGGCGAAGGAAGTTTGCCCATTGCCACCCATTCGATCGATCTGGCTATCCTCGGCTTCGTCCTGCACGAGGTAGAGGAGGTCGGCCCGTTCCTGCGTGAGGTACGTCGCGTGTTACGCGAAGAAGGCAAGTTGCTTGTCGCCGAATGGGTCAAGCGGGAGGAAGAGCGCGGGCCACGACTCGCCCACCGGCTTTCCGAGATGGAAGTGCGGCGGCTTCTGGCAGGGCACGGCTTCGCGATAACCTCCACTCGTACCCTGGGCGAATCTTATTACGCCTTGCTGGCCGCGAAGGTCACAGTCCGCTGTTGCGGCGGTTCCCGACTCAGCTAA
- a CDS encoding zinc ribbon domain-containing protein, with the protein MPIYEYRCPHCGEVFERFVRSVYSQEPVRCPRCGNEETERILSAFHSGGASAVSSGSSGCGSGGFS; encoded by the coding sequence ATGCCAATTTACGAGTACCGTTGTCCGCATTGTGGCGAAGTGTTCGAGCGATTCGTGCGCTCCGTGTATTCACAGGAACCGGTGCGCTGCCCGCGATGCGGCAACGAAGAGACGGAGAGAATCCTGAGCGCGTTCCACTCGGGCGGTGCCTCGGCGGTTTCCAGCGGTTCCAGTGGTTGCGGCTCCGGTGGCTTTTCCTGA
- the pdxA gene encoding 4-hydroxythreonine-4-phosphate dehydrogenase PdxA: protein MNPGNDKPIVLLTLGDPAGVGPEVVAKALTHPQVHDACYPVVVGDAPVLERATVWTGARLRLRVRQVFEVPSAEEILVVDTRSGGDAAPVGRVSAAGGRAAFAALKTAVTLCLENHGVAIATAPINKESLKAAGVPYLDHTEALQRLTGAEAVFTLFVTGNLRVFFLTRHVPFRDIPHQIRRERIVSFTRQCVAQLARLGFASPRVAVAALNPHAGEGGMFGDEEIREIRPAVEDLQREGYDVQGPIPADSVFHLAKEGHFDAVISLYHDQGHIATKTLDFHRTVSLTLGLPFLRSSVDHGTAFDLAGSGQANELSMVEAILAAARYGPPWRSTAK from the coding sequence ATGAACCCAGGGAACGATAAGCCCATCGTACTCTTGACGCTGGGGGATCCAGCGGGGGTGGGACCTGAGGTAGTGGCGAAGGCGCTCACGCACCCGCAAGTCCACGATGCTTGTTACCCGGTCGTCGTCGGCGACGCGCCTGTCCTGGAACGAGCGACGGTCTGGACCGGAGCGCGGTTACGCCTCCGCGTTCGGCAGGTCTTCGAGGTCCCGTCCGCGGAAGAGATTCTCGTGGTCGACACGCGCTCGGGCGGCGACGCTGCTCCTGTCGGCCGGGTATCTGCGGCCGGCGGGCGTGCCGCATTTGCTGCCCTGAAGACGGCCGTCACTCTCTGCCTGGAGAACCACGGTGTGGCCATAGCCACGGCCCCGATCAACAAGGAGAGCTTGAAGGCGGCCGGTGTCCCTTACCTCGATCACACCGAGGCCCTGCAAAGGCTGACGGGAGCAGAGGCGGTATTCACCCTGTTTGTGACCGGCAACCTGAGGGTGTTTTTCCTCACCCGGCACGTTCCCTTTCGCGACATTCCCCACCAGATTCGGCGAGAGAGGATCGTCTCCTTCACGCGACAGTGCGTTGCGCAGTTGGCCCGACTGGGCTTCGCCAGTCCGCGGGTGGCGGTCGCCGCCCTCAACCCGCACGCGGGGGAGGGAGGCATGTTCGGGGACGAGGAGATCCGCGAGATCCGCCCAGCGGTGGAGGACTTGCAGCGGGAGGGCTACGACGTGCAGGGCCCGATCCCCGCAGACTCGGTCTTTCATCTGGCCAAGGAAGGCCATTTTGACGCCGTGATCTCCCTTTACCACGACCAGGGCCACATCGCCACCAAGACGCTGGATTTCCACCGCACCGTAAGCCTGACTCTTGGCTTGCCCTTCCTCCGGAGCAGCGTCGATCACGGCACGGCCTTTGATCTCGCCGGCTCGGGCCAGGCCAACGAGTTGTCGATGGTGGAAGCGATCCTGGCGGCCGCAAGATATGGGCCCCCGTGGCGGTCCACGGCCAAGTAG
- a CDS encoding DUF4254 domain-containing protein: protein MRPNEERESPLATPGDASQPEILLVGRFWRWTPADYRTCLGLRQKGYRLSALVLTEPDWPREWAREVQGLLVSTGLFQDVRIVEDESELGRPVGERPLYAFDRPLGDSDSAVPGVEELLFDTRDFGPRAREISSLADGLTEARHGDRDIDWKPHSLLEEVLDQLHGTHFELWHREDEARRRDVPDRTVAETKHRIDELNQRRNDLMERMDEVFLQLLQQYGISGLGPIGAESIGSLCDRLIIWSLKIYHMREQAERRDVTEDHRERARSRLEVLRSQRKHLEDAYDALRQDLLLGRRRLTVYRQFKLYNDPSTNPALYARGRQR, encoded by the coding sequence GTGCGTCCTAACGAGGAGAGAGAATCACCACTTGCAACCCCCGGCGACGCCAGTCAGCCCGAAATCCTCCTGGTGGGTCGCTTCTGGCGGTGGACACCTGCGGACTACCGGACCTGCCTGGGCCTCCGACAGAAGGGGTATAGGCTCAGCGCCTTAGTGCTGACGGAGCCGGATTGGCCCCGCGAGTGGGCTCGGGAAGTTCAGGGGCTGCTTGTCAGCACGGGGCTTTTCCAGGATGTGCGTATCGTCGAGGATGAATCCGAGCTTGGCCGGCCCGTGGGCGAGAGGCCCCTCTACGCGTTCGATCGGCCGCTCGGCGACTCGGACTCCGCTGTGCCCGGGGTCGAGGAACTCCTGTTCGATACCCGGGACTTCGGCCCAAGGGCCCGGGAAATCTCCAGCCTTGCCGATGGCCTCACAGAAGCCAGGCACGGGGATCGGGACATCGATTGGAAGCCCCATTCCCTCCTGGAGGAGGTCCTGGACCAATTGCACGGCACCCATTTCGAACTCTGGCACCGAGAGGACGAAGCGCGGCGCCGAGACGTGCCCGACCGCACTGTGGCCGAGACCAAGCATCGCATCGATGAGCTGAATCAGCGGCGCAATGACCTGATGGAACGGATGGACGAGGTGTTCCTCCAGCTTCTTCAGCAGTACGGGATATCCGGCCTGGGCCCGATCGGAGCCGAGTCCATCGGCAGTCTCTGCGACCGACTGATCATCTGGAGCCTCAAGATCTACCACATGCGAGAGCAGGCCGAACGGAGGGATGTGACGGAAGATCACCGCGAGCGCGCCCGGAGCCGCCTGGAGGTACTGAGAAGCCAGAGGAAACACCTTGAGGACGCCTACGATGCACTCCGCCAGGATCTGCTGTTGGGAAGGAGAAGGCTGACTGTCTACCGGCAATTCAAGCTGTACAACGATCCGTCGACGAACCCGGCCCTCTACGCAAGGGGACGACAGCGATGA
- a CDS encoding PAS domain S-box protein: MGETHPASSDLREVDALAARRAWEERLEQAGVLEGHTVARARLWEAMVGSLLDSQVPPIPEGIASHEALLAALLFRKTLEGLVGQGPEGQQLLARADGLWSHWAQGHPAAAERLETAPDEVLDEWLNFADVGHFCLDEEGRIVHWGHSMERLYGVPSSEVIGHKLFEAFPAFQEEPEFQELLRKAIQTGRVQEGFRLRHRSKKMGIRYVDVRIGPVADSPAGRRTFRVLVHDVTEKQQSEKALDRYRQYVQTILQDAADAIIVLDEKDRIVMWNRGAEALYGWKAEEILGKPITVIVPNDPRSQREIEWISKEVQKRGYIRNWESQRITRDGRRVTINLTRTAIYDSEGRFVGSSIIARDVTEQKRLEQQLIQSEKLSAVGQLAAGIAHEVGSPLTAVSSLTQLLIERSDDEFFRERLTLIRKEVDRIARIVRELVDFSRPVTHSVERLNPNRLVEEAVHIVRYDRRLKHKQVDLELQPDVHPVEAGYDQLLQVLVNLLLNAADAIEAMDDGHVWVSTENRGDEVVLTVRDNGVGIPPENLPHIFDPFFTTKKPGKGTGLGLWVCFNVVRNLNGRIEVESEPGKGATFRVILPRCPLAVPRSTQEVSA; encoded by the coding sequence GTGGGAGAGACACATCCGGCAAGTTCGGATCTTCGGGAGGTCGACGCGCTTGCCGCACGCCGGGCGTGGGAGGAGAGGTTAGAGCAGGCGGGCGTGCTGGAAGGCCACACCGTCGCCAGGGCTCGCCTGTGGGAAGCCATGGTCGGCTCTCTTCTCGACTCCCAGGTACCCCCTATACCCGAAGGCATTGCAAGCCACGAGGCGCTTCTGGCGGCTTTGCTCTTCCGCAAGACGCTCGAGGGGCTTGTGGGGCAAGGCCCCGAGGGCCAGCAGCTCCTCGCAAGGGCTGACGGTCTCTGGTCGCACTGGGCGCAGGGTCACCCAGCCGCTGCAGAGCGGCTGGAGACCGCTCCGGACGAAGTTCTGGACGAGTGGCTCAATTTTGCGGATGTAGGCCACTTTTGCCTTGACGAAGAGGGCAGGATCGTCCACTGGGGACACTCGATGGAGCGCCTCTACGGCGTTCCGTCGTCGGAGGTGATCGGGCACAAGCTCTTCGAGGCTTTTCCCGCCTTCCAGGAGGAACCCGAGTTCCAGGAGCTTCTGAGGAAAGCGATCCAGACAGGCCGTGTCCAGGAGGGGTTCCGCCTGCGCCATCGCTCCAAGAAAATGGGGATCCGCTATGTGGATGTCCGAATCGGTCCGGTGGCGGACTCGCCTGCGGGCCGTCGTACGTTCCGCGTTCTGGTTCACGACGTCACCGAGAAGCAGCAGAGCGAGAAGGCTCTCGATCGCTACCGTCAATATGTTCAAACGATCTTGCAGGACGCCGCGGACGCCATCATCGTACTGGACGAGAAGGACCGCATCGTGATGTGGAATCGCGGGGCCGAGGCCCTGTACGGCTGGAAGGCGGAGGAGATCCTGGGCAAGCCCATTACCGTCATTGTGCCCAACGATCCCCGATCGCAGCGGGAAATCGAATGGATCAGCAAGGAGGTGCAGAAGAGGGGCTACATCCGGAACTGGGAGTCACAGCGGATCACCCGCGACGGCCGTCGCGTCACGATCAACTTGACGCGGACCGCCATCTACGACTCGGAGGGTCGGTTCGTGGGGAGCTCAATCATTGCTCGCGACGTGACGGAGCAGAAGAGACTGGAGCAGCAGCTGATCCAGTCGGAGAAGCTATCGGCGGTGGGCCAGCTTGCCGCGGGAATCGCCCACGAAGTCGGCTCGCCCCTGACCGCGGTTTCGTCCCTCACCCAGCTCCTGATCGAGCGCTCCGACGACGAGTTCTTCCGGGAACGGCTGACTCTTATCCGAAAGGAGGTGGACCGTATCGCCCGGATCGTGCGGGAGCTGGTGGACTTCTCCCGGCCCGTGACCCATTCGGTGGAGCGCCTCAATCCCAACAGGCTTGTGGAAGAAGCCGTCCACATTGTTCGCTACGACCGCCGACTGAAGCACAAGCAGGTCGATCTTGAACTGCAACCGGATGTCCACCCGGTGGAAGCGGGTTACGATCAGCTGCTACAGGTCCTGGTCAACCTGCTCCTGAACGCTGCCGATGCCATCGAAGCCATGGACGACGGCCACGTGTGGGTCAGCACCGAGAACCGCGGCGACGAAGTAGTGCTTACCGTGCGAGACAACGGTGTAGGCATCCCGCCGGAGAACTTGCCTCACATCTTCGACCCCTTCTTCACCACCAAGAAGCCGGGAAAGGGAACTGGCCTTGGACTTTGGGTCTGTTTCAACGTCGTCCGCAACCTCAACGGTCGGATCGAAGTGGAAAGCGAACCGGGGAAAGGGGCTACGTTCCGCGTGATCCTGCCGCGATGTCCGCTCGCGGTGCCACGCAGCACCCAGGAAGTGAGCGCTTGA
- a CDS encoding peptidoglycan DD-metalloendopeptidase family protein — protein sequence MRRGPQGKVLIALSPSAAVSLYGLPEALGSDDFVVTSPAVYKHDSLRYELSGRLGSGIYLGDDGWLGNVTWPLRPDCASVRLYDPQGHQKWSAQLGPLRAAAISAYGGVFAAAGLRQTLVCEGKTGRSFVLPSAEAVTVANDGTVALLRGSRAELWREGQLSLVADLSPARIVDALWVPGWGQALLLSRHRLLALDGRGAVLWEREAKSGEVFRDLEVEGDSILVGLSLVQGPARQGVLRILDRAGYLLGETRSSEQVRRPGPPPVGKRLRPGRDPVPWPFAPFDRPRPIGNTYEEYQNYGGSPYLHPGVDILAPYFEPVFAVSDGVVKAVLTISGEYHWRIAVGETASEDTTEGWLYAHLVRESIPFSVGDTVRAGDYLGQIVPWPVAEFHHLHFVKVRQGGMSWSPDWEAVFNPLEVLRPLADSTGPVFEPIESTDARGSPFAYVRNGSGEQLNPDSLSGAVDIVIRVGDKVGSEAWLCSVYELRHWVESLQQSRIVWGPIGLRLSHRIPHYTGTPEMARVLYSDRDGLVSRGNYDERVFYHIVTNCDGDSLLEIADAEWALPCDLLPEGPYRVVVEARDASGNSRAVADTFWVRKPTGLGATETPAGPPMPIRLQIIPNPARKRVRIAWTSTLRGPAQLQLFDIRGRLVQQRVLASGSGEYVWDGTDGSGRRLPTGLYLCRVRVGGSESLARLLWID from the coding sequence TTGCGGAGAGGGCCTCAGGGGAAAGTCCTGATTGCCCTCTCACCCTCAGCTGCGGTCAGCCTCTACGGGCTTCCGGAGGCTCTGGGCTCGGACGATTTCGTCGTGACCAGCCCCGCCGTTTACAAGCACGATTCCCTGCGCTACGAACTGTCCGGCCGTTTGGGATCGGGGATCTACCTCGGCGACGACGGCTGGCTGGGGAACGTCACCTGGCCATTACGTCCGGACTGTGCGAGCGTGAGGCTGTACGATCCGCAGGGCCATCAGAAATGGAGCGCGCAGTTGGGTCCTTTGCGGGCGGCGGCGATAAGCGCCTACGGGGGCGTGTTTGCGGCAGCAGGTTTGCGCCAGACCCTTGTCTGTGAGGGCAAGACCGGAAGATCGTTTGTCCTTCCGTCGGCGGAAGCTGTGACGGTCGCCAACGACGGCACCGTCGCCTTGCTCAGAGGGAGCCGGGCGGAGCTCTGGCGGGAAGGTCAGCTATCCCTCGTAGCGGATCTGTCGCCCGCGCGGATCGTCGATGCTCTCTGGGTGCCAGGCTGGGGCCAGGCTCTCTTGCTGAGCCGGCATCGGCTGCTCGCCCTGGACGGGCGAGGGGCTGTCCTCTGGGAGAGAGAGGCCAAATCGGGCGAGGTTTTCCGGGATCTGGAGGTCGAGGGGGACAGCATCCTCGTGGGTCTGAGCCTGGTCCAGGGCCCTGCCAGGCAGGGAGTCCTGAGGATCCTCGACCGGGCGGGCTACCTTCTGGGTGAAACGAGGAGTTCGGAGCAAGTGCGGCGCCCTGGGCCGCCACCAGTTGGGAAGAGGCTTCGCCCCGGCCGCGATCCTGTTCCGTGGCCTTTTGCCCCCTTCGATCGGCCACGGCCCATCGGCAACACCTACGAGGAATATCAGAACTACGGGGGCAGTCCTTATCTCCACCCGGGCGTAGACATCCTGGCGCCTTACTTTGAGCCGGTGTTCGCTGTGTCGGATGGGGTTGTGAAGGCCGTGCTCACCATTTCCGGCGAGTATCATTGGCGCATCGCGGTGGGGGAGACAGCGTCCGAGGACACGACCGAGGGTTGGCTCTACGCCCATCTGGTCCGGGAATCGATTCCGTTCAGCGTAGGAGACACGGTCCGTGCCGGCGACTACCTCGGGCAGATTGTGCCCTGGCCGGTCGCCGAGTTCCATCACCTGCATTTTGTCAAGGTTCGGCAGGGCGGGATGAGCTGGTCTCCCGACTGGGAAGCCGTATTCAATCCTCTGGAAGTTCTTCGTCCGCTTGCGGACTCGACGGGCCCGGTTTTCGAGCCCATTGAGAGCACGGATGCCCGCGGATCCCCGTTTGCCTACGTGCGGAATGGCTCTGGGGAGCAGCTGAATCCGGACAGCCTGAGTGGAGCTGTGGACATCGTGATCCGGGTGGGGGACAAGGTCGGGTCCGAAGCTTGGCTCTGCTCCGTCTACGAGCTACGTCACTGGGTCGAGTCGCTCCAGCAGAGCAGGATCGTGTGGGGTCCGATCGGGTTACGGCTCTCCCACCGGATTCCCCACTACACCGGCACTCCGGAGATGGCTCGGGTGCTGTACAGCGACCGGGACGGGCTGGTCAGCCGTGGGAACTACGACGAGCGCGTCTTCTACCACATCGTGACCAATTGCGATGGGGATTCCCTTCTCGAGATTGCCGACGCGGAGTGGGCCTTACCCTGTGACCTCCTGCCGGAGGGGCCCTATCGGGTGGTGGTGGAGGCGCGCGACGCATCCGGAAACTCACGGGCCGTGGCAGATACCTTCTGGGTCCGAAAGCCGACCGGGCTTGGAGCCACGGAGACGCCCGCGGGTCCTCCGATGCCTATTCGACTGCAGATCATCCCGAATCCGGCCCGCAAGCGGGTCCGGATCGCGTGGACCTCAACGCTCCGGGGCCCGGCCCAGCTGCAGCTTTTCGACATCCGCGGCCGTCTTGTCCAGCAGAGGGTCTTGGCCTCGGGTTCGGGGGAGTATGTTTGGGACGGGACGGACGGGAGCGGAAGAAGGCTTCCGACCGGCCTCTATCTTTGCCGCGTCCGCGTGGGTGGCTCCGAGAGCTTGGCTCGCCTCCTGTGGATCGACTAA
- a CDS encoding carbohydrate kinase family protein, producing the protein MAEYDVVCLGLMLTDILAQPLRRVPDPGRLELVDRIEMHTGGCALNTGLALARLGARVAMMGLVGEDGFGDFVLQEIRRANADWRSVRRTNAAGTSATVVLVSPEGERSFVHTLGANALLSLEHVDFDVIARSRLLHIGSVGLLPALDGEPMAQVLRRARELGVSTSLDTVWDPMGRWLRIVEPCLPYVDLFLPALHEARAITGLEDPEAIARFFLNRGPKVVAVKMGDQGCLVTDGQQWIREPAYAVNVVDTTGAGDAFVAGFLMGWLKAWPLQKVAQFANAVGAMCVTAIGATQGVRSLEETLAFMDSYQRAS; encoded by the coding sequence ATGGCCGAGTACGACGTGGTGTGCCTGGGACTGATGCTCACGGATATCCTTGCCCAGCCTCTCCGACGTGTACCAGATCCCGGACGCCTGGAGCTGGTGGATCGCATCGAGATGCACACGGGGGGCTGCGCCCTCAACACGGGACTGGCCCTGGCTCGCCTGGGAGCCCGGGTGGCGATGATGGGTCTCGTCGGGGAAGACGGGTTCGGTGACTTCGTGCTTCAGGAGATCCGGCGTGCCAACGCGGACTGGCGCTCGGTGCGCCGAACCAATGCCGCAGGGACCTCGGCAACCGTGGTTCTGGTGAGTCCCGAAGGCGAGCGCTCGTTTGTGCACACCCTTGGGGCCAATGCCTTACTGAGTCTGGAGCACGTGGACTTCGACGTGATCGCGCGTTCGCGCTTGCTCCACATCGGTAGTGTCGGCCTTCTACCCGCTCTGGATGGCGAACCCATGGCGCAGGTCTTGCGCCGCGCCCGCGAGCTCGGCGTCTCGACCTCCCTCGATACGGTCTGGGACCCGATGGGACGCTGGCTCCGCATCGTAGAGCCGTGCCTTCCGTACGTCGATCTGTTCCTGCCGGCTCTGCACGAAGCGCGCGCCATCACCGGCCTCGAGGATCCCGAGGCGATCGCGCGCTTCTTCCTGAACCGCGGCCCCAAGGTGGTTGCTGTGAAGATGGGAGACCAGGGCTGCCTTGTGACCGACGGCCAGCAGTGGATCCGGGAACCCGCCTACGCCGTCAACGTAGTGGATACCACGGGCGCCGGCGACGCCTTTGTGGCCGGTTTCCTGATGGGGTGGTTGAAGGCCTGGCCCCTGCAGAAGGTGGCGCAGTTCGCCAATGCCGTAGGGGCCATGTGCGTAACGGCAATCGGCGCTACGCAGGGCGTACGCAGCCTCGAAGAAACGCTCGCGTTCATGGACAGCTACCAACGTGCGTCCTAA
- the dut gene encoding dUTP diphosphatase: protein MPSSDVRDKLRQPPHTPASEEQVDKVCVLVRREPGCEDLPLPAYQSEHAAGMDLHAAVDQPVVIQPGERALIPTGIYLALPPGYEAQVRPRSGLALNHGIIVPNSPGTIDADYRGMVKVILMNLGQEPFTVRRGDRIAQLVIARVVRARWELVSELPTSSRNQGGFGSTGTSLA from the coding sequence ATGCCCAGCAGCGACGTCCGCGATAAGCTACGGCAGCCACCGCACACTCCCGCTTCCGAGGAGCAAGTAGACAAGGTTTGCGTCCTCGTGCGGCGGGAGCCAGGCTGCGAGGATCTGCCCCTGCCTGCCTACCAGAGTGAGCACGCCGCGGGGATGGATCTTCACGCCGCTGTGGACCAGCCCGTGGTGATTCAGCCTGGAGAAAGGGCCCTCATTCCCACCGGGATCTACCTGGCTTTGCCCCCAGGCTATGAGGCTCAGGTGCGGCCCCGTAGTGGCTTGGCTCTTAACCACGGGATCATTGTCCCGAACAGCCCCGGGACTATCGATGCCGATTACCGGGGTATGGTCAAGGTCATCTTGATGAATCTGGGTCAGGAGCCATTCACCGTACGGCGGGGAGATCGCATCGCCCAGCTGGTGATCGCTCGCGTTGTCCGGGCCCGCTGGGAGCTCGTCTCTGAACTGCCGACAAGTTCTCGAAACCAAGGCGGCTTCGGTTCCACCGGTACCAGTCTGGCCTGA
- a CDS encoding thioredoxin family protein, with the protein MPLLSERDKKAIRERLAGLKDPVKLVHFTQELECQFCRETRMLLEELTELSDLLTLEKYNFVTDKEVAQKYGIDKIPATIVMSPSKDYGIRFYGIPSGYEFASLLEDILMVSQGDSGLQPETRKALGAISRPVHIQVFVTPTCPYCPMAVRLAHQMAFESDLITADMVEVTEFPHLGHKYRVMGVPRSVMNETVILEGAVPERYFLQKVLEAAQAPVVAAK; encoded by the coding sequence ATGCCGTTACTGAGCGAGCGCGACAAAAAGGCAATCCGTGAGCGCCTTGCTGGCTTAAAGGATCCTGTGAAGCTTGTGCACTTCACCCAAGAGCTGGAATGCCAGTTCTGCCGCGAGACCCGGATGCTCCTCGAAGAACTGACCGAACTCTCTGACCTTCTCACCCTGGAGAAGTACAACTTCGTGACAGACAAAGAGGTGGCTCAGAAGTACGGAATCGATAAGATCCCTGCGACGATCGTGATGTCCCCGTCGAAGGACTACGGCATCCGGTTCTACGGGATTCCGTCGGGTTACGAGTTCGCTTCGCTCCTGGAGGACATCCTCATGGTGTCGCAGGGCGATTCGGGACTGCAGCCCGAGACCCGGAAGGCACTGGGGGCGATATCGCGTCCGGTTCACATCCAGGTTTTCGTCACACCAACCTGCCCCTATTGTCCGATGGCCGTCCGCCTCGCCCATCAAATGGCGTTCGAGTCCGACCTGATCACGGCCGACATGGTCGAGGTGACCGAGTTCCCTCATCTCGGGCACAAGTACAGGGTGATGGGCGTGCCGCGGTCGGTCATGAACGAGACGGTCATCTTGGAGGGTGCCGTCCCCGAACGTTACTTTCTCCAGAAAGTCCTTGAGGCCGCTCAGGCCCCTGTGGTAGCCGCGAAGTAA